In a single window of the Nocardiopsis composta genome:
- a CDS encoding zinc ribbon domain-containing protein has protein sequence MKAAPEHQLRLLDVQQADTAIARAEHRARNLPEAEEVRELDARIAELRDRAVAARTALSDIDREQRKAESDVDQVRSRADRDRARLDAGQVSSPKELEGLQSEIASLQRRQAELEEVVLEVMERREAAEAEAASVTAELERAEAGREAAEERRSAAALEIEDERATERDRRERLAKEVPEDLLALYTKLRDQYGIGAAALHYGRCEGCKLALSTAELGRIRQAPADEVLRCEDCRRILVRTTESGL, from the coding sequence GTGAAAGCCGCACCCGAACACCAGCTGCGCCTGCTCGACGTGCAGCAGGCCGACACCGCGATCGCCCGTGCGGAGCACCGGGCCCGCAACCTCCCGGAGGCCGAGGAGGTGCGGGAGCTGGACGCCCGCATCGCCGAGCTGCGGGACCGGGCGGTGGCCGCCCGGACCGCCCTGTCCGACATCGACCGGGAGCAGCGCAAGGCCGAGTCCGACGTGGACCAGGTGCGCTCCCGGGCCGACCGGGACCGCGCCCGGCTGGACGCCGGCCAGGTGTCCTCGCCCAAGGAGCTGGAGGGGCTGCAGTCGGAGATCGCCTCGCTCCAGCGCCGCCAGGCGGAGCTGGAGGAGGTGGTGCTGGAGGTGATGGAGCGCCGCGAGGCCGCGGAGGCCGAGGCGGCGTCGGTCACCGCCGAACTGGAGCGGGCCGAGGCCGGCCGGGAGGCGGCGGAGGAGCGCCGCTCCGCCGCGGCGCTGGAGATCGAGGACGAGCGCGCCACCGAGCGGGACCGCCGCGAGCGGCTGGCCAAGGAGGTCCCCGAGGACCTGCTGGCGCTCTACACCAAGCTGCGGGACCAGTACGGGATCGGGGCGGCGGCGCTGCACTACGGCCGGTGCGAGGGGTGCAAGCTGGCGCTGAGCACGGCCGAGCTGGGCCGGATCCGCCAGGCCCCCGCCGACGAGGTGCTGCGCTGCGAGGACTGCCGGCGGATCCTGGTGCGGACCACCGAATCGGGGCTGTGA